The genomic window GCGGCGTCGCGCCGGGGCAGCGCGTGCTCGTGCCCCTCGGCGGGCGGCGGGTCGAGGGGATCGTGCTGAGGCTGGTGGACCAGCCGAGCGTGCCCCCGGAAAAGGTCAAGCCGATCGTCAGGGTCCTCGACGACGAACCCCTGCTCACGCAGGAACTGCTCGACCTCGCGCCGTGGCTGGCCGAGCAGTGCGGTTGCACGACGGTGCAGGTGCTGAGGGCGATGCTGCCGGGCGGGGTGAAGAACCGGACGGAGGGCCCGCGCGAGCGTGAACTGCTGTGGCCGGCCGCGGGCGCGGAGCCGCCGGCGGCCC from Clostridia bacterium includes these protein-coding regions:
- a CDS encoding primosomal protein N', translating into MSRGPVSAYASVAVDVAVAQTDRPFDYAVPESLAGGVAPGQRVLVPLGGRRVEGIVLRLVDQPSVPPEKVKPIVRVLDDEPLLTQELLDLAPWLAEQCGCTTVQVLRAMLPGGVKNRTEGPRERELLWPAAGAEPPAALERAPAQARAYRVLAANPGRWTRQELARAAAVAPAAVAARPPRRPAPAR